In Hymenobacter sublimis, a single genomic region encodes these proteins:
- a CDS encoding LON peptidase substrate-binding domain-containing protein, with product MTRTLALFPLNLVVFPGEKLNLHIFEPRYRQLVHDCVAEGITFGIPPYLNNSVSTFTTEMRLVSVAKTYPSGEMDIKTQAVGLVRVEEFFRQLPGKLYAGATVADLPDDNTPDPDLHERTRALIQQLYEILGLRRLFLDLPTDFRVYDIAHNLGLSTEQEYELLEAATEAERQQRVFEHLLHILPVLQETERLKERVRLNGHFKNLTPPSF from the coding sequence ATGACTCGTACCCTCGCCCTGTTTCCGCTAAACCTCGTGGTGTTTCCGGGGGAAAAGCTTAACCTCCACATTTTTGAGCCCCGCTACCGCCAGCTCGTGCACGACTGCGTGGCGGAGGGTATCACCTTTGGCATTCCGCCCTACCTCAATAATAGCGTCAGCACTTTCACTACGGAAATGCGGCTGGTGAGTGTGGCTAAAACCTACCCTTCGGGCGAAATGGACATCAAGACCCAAGCCGTTGGGCTGGTCCGCGTGGAGGAGTTCTTTCGGCAGCTACCGGGCAAGCTCTACGCGGGGGCAACCGTTGCCGATCTGCCCGATGACAACACACCCGACCCGGACCTGCACGAACGGACCCGGGCCCTGATTCAGCAGCTCTACGAGATTCTGGGCCTGCGGCGGCTGTTCCTGGACTTACCCACTGATTTTCGGGTGTATGACATTGCCCACAACCTGGGCCTTAGCACGGAACAAGAGTACGAGCTGCTAGAGGCCGCCACCGAAGCCGAACGCCAGCAACGAGTATTTGAACATCTGCTGCACATTTTGCCGGTGCTGCAGGAAACGGAGCGGCTGAAGGAGCGAGTTCGGTTAAATGGTCACTTCAAAAATCTCACGCCTCCCTCCTTCTAA